A genomic segment from Daphnia carinata strain CSIRO-1 chromosome 1, CSIRO_AGI_Dcar_HiC_V3, whole genome shotgun sequence encodes:
- the LOC130692111 gene encoding uncharacterized protein LOC130692111: protein MKPLQPLSTVFLLIVSIVTFASSALHEKENEVSIAPLALTAEDYASSIQRPGDDDGGGTSRHSLTDAAAINLAERSPRFEDPSGHANVTVQLGGTAFLNCRVLDLQDKTQVSWVRRHEQELHLLTVGMQTYSTDSRFSLHFQHPNDWRLQIKFARPRDEGTYECQVSIHPPRIYTVRLIVAVPSVEMVDDHGRVIEEKIYKTGSTIELKCVVSKVPGPTANVMWRHGLRILNYDTSRGGISVKTDLLPYGAVSRLYIANASQRDAGNYTCNISESSWTTVVVHILNGEHPAAMQHGQSSSSERRPLVISMLVVVMASWFFMWKCSFSR from the exons ATGAAGCCACTACAGCCGCTTAGCACCGTCTTCCTTCTTATTGTGTCCATCGTCACGTTCGCCTCGTCTGCCCTTC atgaaaaagaaaatgaagtgaGCATCGCTCCCCTTGCACTCACAGCCGAGGATTATGCGTCGAGTATACAGCGTCCAGGCGATGACGATGGAGGTGGTACTAGTCGGCACAGTTTGACCGATGCAGCAGCCATTAATTTAGCGGAGCGATCGCCGCGCTTCGAGGATCCATCCGGACACGCCAATGTCACCGTCCAGTTGGGCGGCACCGCTTTCCTCAACTGCAGAGTCCTGGATCTTCAGGATAAGACG CAAGTGTCGTGGGTGCGACGTCACGAACAAGAATTGCATTTGCTTACAGTCGGCATGCAAACGTACAGCACGGACTCGCGGTTCTCGCTCCATTTTCAGCATCCCAACGACTGGCGGCTGCAGATCAAGTTCGCCCGTCCTCGCGATGAGGGCACCTACGAGTGCCAGGTTTCCATCCATCCACCTCGCATCTACACTGTTCGACTCATCGTAGCAG TACCGAGTGTGGAGATGGTGGACGACCACGGCCGCGTAATTGAGGAGAAGATCTACAAGACAGGAAGCACGATTGAGCTCAAGTGCGTCGTCAGCAAAGTACCGGGCCCCACTGCCAACGTCATGTGGCGTCACGGACTGCGAATACTCAATTACGACACTTCACGTGGCGGAATCAG TGTCAAAACCGACCTGTTGCCCTATGGCGCCGTCAGTCGCCTGTATATCGCCAACGCCAGTCAACGCGACGCCGGCAATTACACGTGCAACATCTCCGAGTCATCGTGGACGACCGTCGTGGTCCACATCCTGAACG GCGAACATCCAGCGGCAATGCAGCACGGCCAGTCATCATCGTCGGAAAGGAGACCGCTCGTCATATCTATGCTCGTCGTTGTTATGGCCTCATGGTTCTTCATGTGGAAATGTTCTTTTAGTCGGTAA